A stretch of Aythya fuligula isolate bAytFul2 chromosome 1, bAytFul2.pri, whole genome shotgun sequence DNA encodes these proteins:
- the CAPN5 gene encoding calpain-5 — protein sequence MFSSVKPYENQRYASLKKECLRRKQLFEDPLFPANDDSLFYKSRIQGIQWKRPKEICDDPRLFVDGISSHDLHQGQVGNCWFVAACSSLASRESLWQKVIPDWKEQEWNPEKPESYAGIFHFQFWRFGQWLDVVIDDRLPTLHNQLIYCHSNSRNEFWCALVEKAYAKLSGCYEALDGGNTADALVDFTGGVSEPIDLTEGDYITDEAKRNLLFERVLKVHNRGGLISCSIKATSAADMEARLACGLVKGHAYAVTDVRKVRLGHGLLSFFKSEKLDMIRMRNPWGEREWNGPWSDTSEEWQKVSKSEREKMGMTVEDDGEFWMTFEDFCKYFTDIIKCRLINTSYLSIHKTWEEAVLHGAWTRSEDPLKNRSGGCINHKNTFLQNPQYVFDVKKAEDEVLISIQQKPKRTSRKEGKGENLAIGFDIHKVELNRNYRMHTLQQKVASSIYINSRSVFLRTDLKEGRYVIIPTTFDPGHEGEFLLRVFTDVPSDCRELTLDEPPHTCWSGMCGYPQVVSQIHVLAAAGLKNQDSQGGADPYVIIKCEGQKVRSPVKKDTVSPEFDVKGLFYRKKPGQPIIVQIWNHNLISDEFLGQVALTGDPSDLQAVHTLHLQDKGNRRSNDLPGTIAVRLLSSNVLTNV from the exons GAAATCTGCGACGATCCCCGTCTCTTTGTGGATGGGATCAGCTCCCACGACTTACACCAGGGCCAGGTGGGGAACTGCTGGTTCGTGGCCGCCTGCTCCTCCCTGGCGTCCCGCGAGTCTCTGTGGCAGAAG GTCATCCCGGACTGGAAGGAGCAGGAGTGGAACCCCGAGAAACCGGAGAGCTACGCAGGGATCTTCCACTTCCAATTCTGGCGCTTTGGGCAGTGGCTGGACGTGGTGATAGATGACCGCCTGCCCACACTCCACAACCAGCTCATCTACTGCCACTCCAACTCCAGGAACGAGTTCTGGTGCGCCTTGGTGGAGAAAGCTTATGCCAA GCTGTCAGGCTGTTATGAGGCCCTGGATGGAGGCAACACAGCAGATGCCCTGGTAGACTTTACTGGTGGGGTCTCTGAACCGATTGACCTGACTGAAGGGGACTACATCACCGATGAAGCCAAGCGAAACCTCCTGTTTGAGCGTGTGTTGAAGGTGCACAACCGGGGAGGCCTCATCAGCTGCTCCATCAAA GCCACATCAGCGGCTGACATGGAGGCCCGCCTGGCCTGCGGGCTGGTGAAGGGCCACGCGTATGCGGTGACAGACGTGAGGAAGGTCCGCTTGGGTCATGGTCTGCTCTCCTTCTTCAAGTCGGAGAAGCTGGACATGATCCGCATGCGGAACCCGTGGGGTGAACGGGAGTGGAACGGCCCTTGGAGTGACAC CTCTGAGGAGTGGCAGAAAGTGAGCAAAAGTGAAAGAGAGAAGATGGGGATGACAGTGGAAGATGATGGAGAGTTCTG GATGACCTTCGAAGACTTCTGCAAATACTTCACGGACATCATCAAGTGCCGTCTCATCAACACATCCTACCTCAGCATCCATAAGACCTGGGAGGAGGCAGTGCTCCATGGGGCGTGGACCAGAAGTGAAGACCCCTTGAAGAACCGCAGCGGAGGCTGTATCAACCACAAGAACACCTTTTTGCAGAACCCCCAA TACGTGTTTGATGTGAAGAAGGCAGAAGATGAAGTGCTGATCTCCATCCAGCAGAAGCCAAAAAGGACCAGTCGCAAAGAAGGCAAAGGAGAGAACTTGGCCATAGGCTTTGATATTCATAAG GTGGAGCTGAACAGGAACTACCGCATGCACACCCTGCAGCAGAAGGTGGCCAGCTCCATCTACATCAACTCCCGCAGCGTCTTCCTGAGGACGGACCTGAAGGAAGGCCGCTACGTTATCATCCCCACCACGTTTGACCCTGGGCATGAGGGCGAGTTCCTCCTCAGGGTTTTCACAGATGTGCCTTCAGATTGCCG AGAGCTGACACTGGATGAGCCACCGCACACCTGCTGGAGTGGGATGTGCGGCTACCCGCAGGTGGTGTCCCAGATCCACGtccttgctgcagctgggctcaAGAACCAGGACTCCCAAGGAG GAGCTGACCCTTACGTGATCATAAAGTGCGAAGGGCAAAAGGTTCGCTCCCCGGTGAAGAAGGACACGGTGTCTCCAGAGTTTGATGTGAAAGGCCTCTTCTACCGCAAGAAGCCAGGACAACCCATCATAGTTCAG ATCTGGAACCACAACTTGATAAGTGACGAGTTCTTGGGCCAGGTGGCACTCACGGGAGACCCCAGCGACCTGCAGGCCGTGCACACGCTGCACCTCCAGGACAAAGGGAACAGGAGATCAAACGATCTGCCTGGAACCATCGCCGTgaggctgctcagcagcaacGTGCTCACCAACGTCTGA
- the OMP gene encoding olfactory marker protein, translating into MAEEAGELKVPFVRDDQLTRCMRLRVQSLQQKKGRPQDGEKLLQPNEHIYRVDFLRQHNLRFLRWDIQLEKCGKVTVTGTSQHWTPDLTHLMNRQLLEPVGIFWKKPGAEEVECNEADAQEFGERLVELARIRKVMYFLLAFTDGLEPAQLKGSIVFKA; encoded by the coding sequence ATGGCAGAAGAAGCCGGAGAGCTCAAGGTGCCCTTCGTCCGCGATGACCAGCTCACCCGCTGCATGCGACTGAGGGtccagagcctgcagcagaaaaaaggCAGGCCCCAGGACGGCgagaagctgctgcagcccaacGAGCACATCTACCGGGTGGATTTCCTCCGGCAGCACAACCTGCGCTTCCTCCGCTGGGACATCCAGCTGGAGAAATGTGGGAAGGTGACGGTGACCGGCACCTCCCAGCACTGGACTCCCGATCTCACCCACCTCATGAAccggcagctgctggagcccgTGGGCATCTTCTGGAAGAAGCCAGGGGCCGAGGAAGTGGAGTGCAACGAGGCCGATGCCCAGGAGTTTGGGGAGCGGCTGGTGGAGTTGGCCAGGATCCGCAAGGTGATGTATTTCCTCCTCGCTTTCACCGACGGCCTTGAACCTGCTCAGCTGAAGGGCTCCATCGTTTTTAAAGCCTGA